The Streptomyces sp. NBC_00454 DNA segment CTCGCCGTCGCTGCCGGTGGCGGCGACCGCCTCGACCACGGGGGAGAGCGGGGGCACGTACCAGACCATCGGCATCGTGCGGTACTCCGGGTGGAGCGGGAGGGCGACCTGGTAGGTGGCGATCAGGTCGTAGACCGGGGACCTGCGGGCCGCGTCGAGCCACTCGTCGGTGATGCCGGCCGCGCGGGCGGCGGCGATCACGGCCGGGTCCTCGGGGTCGAGGAAGCACTCGACCTGCGCGGGGTAGAGGTCGTGCTCGTCCTCGACGGACGCGGCCTCGGCGACCTTGTCGGCGTCGTAGAGCATCACGCCGAGGTAGCGCATCCGGCCGACGCACGTCTCCGAGCACACGGTCGGCATGCCGACCTCGATGCGCGGGAAGCAGAAGGTGCACTTCTCGGCCTTGCCGGTCTGGTGGTTGAAGTACACCTTCTTGTACGGGCATCCGCTGACGCACATGCGCCAGCCGCGGCACTGGTCCTGGTCGACCAGGACGATGCCGTCCTCCTCGCGCTTGTACATCGCGCCCGAGGGGCAGGAGGAGACGCACGCGGGGTTGAGGCAGTGCTCGCAGATGCGGGGGAGGTAGAACATGAAGCTCTGCTCGAACTCGAAGCGGATCTTCTCGCCGACCTCGTCGCGGATCTTCTCGACGATCGGGTCCTTCGGCGCGTGCGCGGGGGCGCCGCCGAGGTTGTCGTCCCAGTTCGGACCCCACTCGATCTTGTCCATCGGCTCGCCGGTGAGCTGCGAGACGGGCCGGGCGGTGGGCATGTCGTCGCCCGCCGGGGCCTCGGTGAGGTTCTTGTACTCGTAGGTCCACGGCTGGTAGTAGTCGTCGATCTCCGGGAGGTCCGGGTTCGCGAAGATCTTGCCCAGCTTGGCGAGCCGGCCGCCGGCGCGGAGGCGGAGCTTGCCGGAGCGGGTGCGTTCCCAGCCGCCCTTCCACTTCTCCTGGTCCTCCCAGCGGCGCGGGTAGCCCTGCCCGGGGAGGGTCTCGACGTTGTTGAACCAGACGTACTCGGTGCCCTGCCGGTTGGTCCACGCCTGCTTGCAGGTGACCGAGCAGGTGTGACAGCCGATGCACTTGTCGAGGTTCATGACCATGGCTACTTGGGCCATCACACGCACGATTAGAACTCCACCTTCTGGTCGCGGCGGCGGATGACCGTCACCTCGTCGCGCTGGTTGCCGGTCGGGCCGAGGTAGTTGAAGGCCCAGGTCAGCTGGGCGTAACCGCCGATGAGGTGGGTGGGCTTGAGCATCACCCGGGTCAGCGAGTTGTGGATGCCGCCGCGGCGGCCGGTCTTCTCCGTCTTGGGGACGCCGACCGTGCGCTCCTGCGCGTGGTTCATGTAGACCGTGCCGGGCGGCATCTTGTGGGAGACGATCGCGCGGGCGGTGATCACGCCGTTGCGGTTGACCGCCTCGATCCAGTCGTTGTCCGCGACCCCGATCGCGTCGGCGTCCTGCGGGGACATCCACACCGTCTGGCCGCCGCGGCCCAGCGTCATCATGTAGAGGTTGTCCTGGTACTGGCTGTGGATCGCCCACTTGTTGTGCGGGGTCAGGTACCGGACCGCGACCGACTTGGCCTTCTCGTCGACCGTGCCGAGCTCGGGCTCCCCGTACAGGGTGTGCATGTTCAGCGGCGGCTTGTAGACGGGCAGGGACTCCCCGACCTCGTGCAGCCAGTCGTGGTCGATGAAGAAGTGCTGGCGGCCGGTGAGGGTGTGCCAGGGCTTGAGGTGCTCGGTGTTGATCGTGAAGGCCGTGTACCGGCGCCCGCCGGACTCGGAGCCCGACCATTCCGGCGAGGTGATCACCGGGACCGGGCGGGCCTGGGTGTCGGCGAAGGTGATCCGCTTGCCCTCGGCCTCGGCGGCCAGGTGGGCCATCGGGGTGCCGACCTTCTTCTCCAGGGTCTCGAAACCCTGGGTGGCGAGGCGGCCGTTGCTGGTGCCGGAGAGGGAGAGGATCGCCTCGCAGGCCTGCTGGGCGGTCTCCAGGCGCGGGCGGCCGTCGGCGATCCCGCCGCGGACCGTGCCGTTCTTCGCGCCGAGGTAGGCGACCTCCTCGGCCACGTCGAAGGTGACCGCCTTCGTGGTCACGCCCAGCTCGTCCACGAGCGGGCCGAGCGCGGCGAACTTCTCGCCGACCGCCCCGTAGTCGCGCTCGACGACCGTCAGGTTGTACATCGTCCGGCCGGGTACGGGCTCGCACTCGCCCTTCGACCAGTCCAGCGCGACCCCGCCGGGCTGCGCCATCTCGCCGCCCGGGGTGTCGTGCTGGAGCGCGGTGGCCACCAGGTCCTTGCGGACGCCCAGGTGGGTGGAGGCGAGCTCGCCGAAGCGCTCGGCCAGCCCCTTGAACGCGTCGTAGTCCGAGCGGGCCTGCCAGGGCGGGTCCACGGCCGGGGTGAAGGCGTGCAGGAAGGGGTGCATGTCCGTCGAGGACAGGTCGTGCTTCTCGTACCAGGTGGCCGCCGGGAGGACCACGTCCGACAGGAGCGTCGTGGAGGTCATCCGGAAGTCCATGGACATGAGCAGGTCGAGCTTGCCCTCCACGTCCTCCTCCCGGTACGTCACGTCCTTCGGGGTGCAACGCGGCCCGTCCTCGGGGAGGTTGGAGTGCGTGCCGAGGAGGTGCTTGAGGAAGTACTCGTTGCCCTTGGAGCTGGAGCCCAGCAGGTTGGCGCGCCATACGT contains these protein-coding regions:
- the narH gene encoding nitrate reductase subunit beta, whose product is MRVMAQVAMVMNLDKCIGCHTCSVTCKQAWTNRQGTEYVWFNNVETLPGQGYPRRWEDQEKWKGGWERTRSGKLRLRAGGRLAKLGKIFANPDLPEIDDYYQPWTYEYKNLTEAPAGDDMPTARPVSQLTGEPMDKIEWGPNWDDNLGGAPAHAPKDPIVEKIRDEVGEKIRFEFEQSFMFYLPRICEHCLNPACVSSCPSGAMYKREEDGIVLVDQDQCRGWRMCVSGCPYKKVYFNHQTGKAEKCTFCFPRIEVGMPTVCSETCVGRMRYLGVMLYDADKVAEAASVEDEHDLYPAQVECFLDPEDPAVIAAARAAGITDEWLDAARRSPVYDLIATYQVALPLHPEYRTMPMVWYVPPLSPVVEAVAATGSDGEDAGNLFGAIDALRIPVEYLAAILTAGDTQPVEAVLRRMAAMRAYMRRINLGEEKDESIARAVGLSGQEMEDMFRLLAIAKIEDRFVVPTAARAEAEALSDSHPMDAIDQGCPVGEVAEPRVMLNLSPTRRSS